The following coding sequences are from one Polyodon spathula isolate WHYD16114869_AA chromosome 7, ASM1765450v1, whole genome shotgun sequence window:
- the LOC121318223 gene encoding protein Wnt-2-like — protein MNFLRSGILFFLSLLICWFTSRVDSSWWYMGRPSLGSQVMCDNIPGLVNKQRQLCHQHPNTMQSIGAGIIEWIRECQHQFQHHRWNCNTMPRDHTLFGRVLLRSSREAAFVYAISSAGVVYSLTRACSQGELESCSCDPKKKGSSSDSKGSFDWGGCSDNIDYGIQFAQAFVDARERKERDARALMNLHNNRAGRKAVKRFLKLECKCHGISGSCTVRTCWLAMADFRKTGDYLRRKYNGAIQVVMNQYGTGFTVAYKKFKKPTKNDLVYFENSPDYCIRDHEAGSLGTAGRTCNRTSRGVDSCEVMCCGRGYDTASVSRMTQCECKFHWCCAVHCKDCHEVVDVQTCKALKNTDWLDQT, from the exons ATGAACTTCCTGCGGAGTGGGATCTTGTTCTTTTTGTCTTTATTGATCTGCTGGTTCACATCCAGAGTCGACTCGTCTTGGTG GTACATGGGCAGGCCTAGCCTGGGTTCTCAAGTGATGTGCGATAACATTCCCGGATTAGTGAACAAGCAGCGGCAGCTGTGTCACCAGCACCCCAATACGATGCAGTCGATTGGAGCTGGGATTATTGAATGGATTAGAGAATGTCAGCATCAGTTCCAGCATCACCGCTGGAACTGTAACACGATGCCTCGAGACCACACTCTCTTTGGCAGGGTTCTGCTCAGGA GTAGTCGTGAAGCTGCATTTGTCTATGCCATCTCCTCTGCGGGTGTGGTGTATTCGCTAACCCGAGCCTGCAGTCAGGGGGAACTGGAATCCTGCTCCTGTGATCCCAAGAAGAAAGGCTCCTCTAGCGACAGTAAGGGCAGCTTTGACTGGGGAGGCTGCAGTGACAACATAGACTACGGCATCCAGTTTGCACAAGCCTTTGTGGACGCCAGGGAGAGAAAAGAGAGGGATGCCAGGGCCCTGATGAATCTCCACAACAATAGAGCTGGGAGGAAG GCAGTGAAACGCTTTCTGAAACTAGAATGCAAGTGTCACGGCATAAGTGGCTCTTGTACAGTAAGGACTTGTTGGCTGGCAATGGCAGATTTCCGGAAGACCGGAGATTACCTACGGAGAAAGTACAATGGAGCCATCCAGGTTGTCATGAACCAGTATGGCACTGGTTTCACTGTTGCCTACAAGAAGTTTAAGAAGCCCACTAAAAATGATCTGGTTTATTTTGAGAACTCGCCAGATTATTGCATCAGGGACCATGAAGCAG GATCTCTCGGCACTGCTGGCCGGACCTGTAACCGTACATCCCGTGGTGTGGACAGCTGTGAAGTGATGTGCTGTGGCAGGGGATACGACACCGCCAGCGTCTCGAGGATGACACAGTGTGAGTGCAAATTTCACTGGTGCTGTGCTGTCCATTGCAAAGACTGCCACGAGGTGGTTGATGTGCAGACTTGCAAAGCTCTAAAGAATACCGATTGGCTGGATCAAACATGA